The Henckelia pumila isolate YLH828 chromosome 2, ASM3356847v2, whole genome shotgun sequence genome includes a window with the following:
- the LOC140884205 gene encoding laccase-14-like, with product MRIFLLYFNVIVLLCIIQQGDAAVRRYKFELQNTSYSRLCTNKTILTINGQFPGPTIYARKGDLVIVDVYNRANHNITIHWHGVKMPRYPWADGPEFVTQCPISPGTRFRQNVVLSDEEGTLWWHAHSEWSRATVYGALVILPEKRDHYPFPKPHAEVPILLGDWWKSDVQEVMEEFLRTGSDPNISDAFLINGQPGDLYPCSRQDTFKLQVEHGKTYLVRLVNAVMNNIMFFKIANHNITVVGSDASYTKPINSDYITISPGQTIDFLLHANQTPSHYYMASRVYASAGNFDNTTTTGIVEYVGNYTPPSTPVLPTLFRFNDTSASINFTRQLRSLANKKYPVDVPLNVTDILFFTLSINTAPCANDSCLGPNGDRFLASVNNITLQLPKTDILQAYYNRISGVYETDFPDNPPFPYNYTQQFVPQLLWTPENGTAVNVLEYDSTVELVFQGTNTVAGIDHPMHLHGYSFYVVGSGLGNFNKSTDPLNYNLVDPPLMETIAVPVNGWTAIRFRANNPGVWFMHCHFERHVSWGMGMTFIVKNGKGRNAKMLPPPPDMPKC from the exons ATGAGGATCTTTCTCTTGTATTTCAATGTCATTGTTCTTCTTTGTATCATACAACAAGGCGATGCCGCGGTTCGCCGTTACAAATTCGAG CTTCAAAACACATCGTACTCCAGGCTTTGCACCAACAAGACCATTTTGACCATAAATGGACAATTTCCAGGGCCAACCATTTATGCAagaaaaggagatttagtcattgtTGACGTATATAATCGTGCTAATCATAATATCACCATTCACTG GCATGGGGTGAAAATGCCGAGATATCCCTGGGCAGATGGCCCCGAGTTTGTGACTCAATGTCCCATCAGTCCCGGCACAAGGTTCAGGCAAAACGTCGTGCTCTCCGACGAGGAAGGTACTCTATGGTGGCACGCACACAGCGAGTGGTCACGTGCGACGGTATACGGTGCATTGGTGATATTACCAGAAAAGAGAGACCATTATCCATTCCCAAAGCCTCATGCCGAAGTCCCCATTCTACTAG GAGATTGGTGGAAAAGTGATGTTCAGGAAGTTATGGAGGAATTTCTACGAACCGGAAGCGACCCGAATATTTCCGATGCTTTTCTTATAAACGGCCAGCCGGGCGACTTGTACCCGTGCTCAAGACAAG ATACCTTCAAGTTGCAAGTGGAACATGGCAAGACATATTTAGTACGACTGGTGAATGCTGTAATGAACAACATCATGTTCTTCAAAATCGCCAACCATAATATAACCGTGGTCGGATCAGACGCGAGCTACACGAAGCCGATAAACAGCGATTACATCACAATCTCCCCTGGCCAAACCATAGATTTCTTGCTACATGCCAACCAAACACCTAGCCACTATTACATGGCTTCTCGAGTTTATGCTAGCGCCGGAAATTTCGACAATACCACCACCACTGGGATCGTAGAATACGTCGGAAACTACACCCCGCCATCGACACCGGTGCTTCCGACGCTTTTCCGGTTCAACGACACGTCCGCATCCATCAACTTCACGAGACAGCTCAGAAGTTTAGCTAACAAAAAGTACCCCGTCGACGTCCCTTTGAACGTGACCGACATATTATTCTTCACTCTTTCGATCAACACAGCGCCTTGCGCGAACGATTCGTGTCTGGGGCCGAACGGCGACCGGTTCTTGGCGAGTGTGAATAACATAACCTTGCAGTTGCCGAAAACGGACATCCTTCAGGCTTATTACAACCGCATCAGTGGCGTGTACGAGACCGATTTCCCCGATAATCCGCCTTTCCCGTACAACTACACGCAGCAGTTTGTTCCTCAGCTGTTGTGGACTCCTGAGAATGGAACAGCTGTGAATGTTCTTGAATATGATTCCACGGTGGAGCTTGTGTTTCAAGGAACAAACACGGTTGCGGGTATTGATCATCCCATGCACTTACATGGATACAGCTTTTACGTGGTGGGATCGGGATTGGGGAACTTCAACAAAAGCACGGATCCTTTGAACTATAATCTTGTCGACCCTCCGTTGATGGAAACTATCGCGGTTCCGGTGAACGGCTGGACCGCGATACGATTCAGGGCGAATAATCCAG GAGTTTGGTTCATGCATTGCCATTTCGAACGTCATGTAAGCTGGGGAATGGGGATgacatttattgttaaaaatggAAAAGGGAGGAATGCGAAAATGTTGCCACCACCTCCCGATATGCCCAAGTGTTGA
- the LOC140884206 gene encoding laccase-14-like has product MKVFILALAIVVLLCSVPATDAAIRSYTFVLEDTVYTKLCENRTILTINGQSPGPTIVARKGDLVTVDLINRANHNITIHWHGVKMPRYPWWDGPEYVAQCPIKPGERFKYNIVLSDEEGTLWWHAHNDWSRATVYGALIILPEEGHSYPFPKPTDEFSVLIGEWWKADIQKVMEDFLANGGDPINSDAFLLNGQPGDLYNCSKQDTFKVTVEFGKTYLFRLVNSIMNNIMFFKIANHNITVVGSDASYTKHLNSDYITISPGQTIDFLLHANQIPSHYYMAARVYASAGIFDQSITTGIIEYAGNYTPPTNMTVPDFFAFDDTNASVAFTNQLKSLNDKKHPVDVPQTVDKKLFFTLSVNTRNCSDCVGPDGDRLLASVNNITLLLPRISILDAYYYKIQGVYTPDFPESPLYTFNYTGPITPNLEDPQNGTRVLVLEYNTNVELVFQGTNITGGIDHPMHLHGHSFYVVGSDIGNYDPDIHPKKYNLKDPPLMETIAVPRNGWTAIRFKANNPGVWFMHCHFERHVSWGMGMTFITKDGKGGKARMAPPPPDMPKCT; this is encoded by the exons atgaagGTTTTTATCTTGGCTTTGGCAATTGTTGTTCTTCTTTGTAGTGTACCAGCGACCGATGCCGCAATTCGAAGCTACACTTTTGTG CTTGAAGATACAGTGTACACGAAGCTTTGCGAGAACAGGACCATTTTGACAATAAACGGACAGTCACCAGGGCCGACTATTGTTGCAagaaaaggagatttagtcaccGTTGATCTTATTAATCGTGCTAATCATAATATAACCATCCACTG GCATGGAGTGAAAATGCCAAGATATCCTTGGTGGGATGGCCCCGAATACGTTGCTCAATGTCCCATTAAACCTGGCGAAAGATTCAAGTACAATATTGTGCTCTCCGACGAAGAAGGTACCTTGTGGTGGCACGCACACAATGACTGGTCGCGCGCAACCGTCTACGGCGCACTCATAATATTACCGGAGGAGGGACACAGCTATCCCTTCCCTAAACCCACCGACGAATTCTCCGTTTTAATCG GGGAGTGGTGGAAAGCTGATATACAAAAGGTTATGGAGGACTTTCTTGCAAATGGAGGAGACCCAATTAATTCTGATGCTTTCCTTCTTAATGGTCAACCAGGCGATCTATATAATTGTTCTAAACAAG ATACGTTCAAAGTGACGGTGGAATTCGGAAAAACATACTTATTCCGTCTGGTGAATTCAATAATGAACAACATCATGTTCTTCAAAATCGCAAACCATAACATAACCGTGGTGGGATCAGACGCGAGCTACACCAAGCATTTAAACAGCGATTACATAACAATCTCCCCCGGCCAAACCATAGATTTCTTGCTACATGCCAACCAAATACCTAGTCACTATTACATGGCTGCCCGTGTGTACGCCAGTGCTGGGATTTTCGACCAGAGCATAACCACAGGAATCATTGAATACGCCGGAAACTACACCCCTCCGACGAATATGACGGTTCCCGACTTTTTCGCCTTCGACGACACCAATGCATCGGTGGCCTTCACAAACCAGCTCAAAAGCTTGAACGACAAAAAACACCCCGTCGACGTTCCTCAAACCGTCGACAAAAAACTATTCTTCACGCTTTCGGTGAACACACGCAATTGCAGCGACTGCGTCGGGCCCGACGGAGACCGACTTCTGGCGAGTGTGAACAACATAACGTTGTTGCTGCCGCGCATATCGATTCTTGATGCTTATTACTACAAAATACAAGGAGTTTACACACCAGACTTCCCTGAATCTCCGTTGTATACGTTCAATTATACAGGGCCGATTACTCCTAATCTGGAGGATCCTCAAAACGGGACTCGTGTTCTTGTTCTTGAATATAACACTAACGTGGAACTAGTGTTCCAAGGGACTAATATCACCGGAGGGATTGATCATCCTATGCACTTACATGGGCATAGTTTTTATGTTGTCGGGTCGGACATAGGGAACTATGACCCAGACATACATCCCAAGAAATACAACCTCAAAGACCCTCCATTGATGGAGACAATTGCTGTTCCAAGAAATGGTTGGACCGCGATACGATTCAAGGCAAATAATCCAG GAGTTTGGTTCATGCACTGCCATTTTGAGAGACATGTAAGCTGGGGAATGGGAATGACATTCATAACTAAAGACGGGAAAGGCGGAAAAGCTCGGATGGCTCCACCACCTCCGGATATGCCTAAGTGCACTTGA